The genomic stretch AGACGCCGCTGATGATCGTGCCGCCGTGGATCAACAAGTACTACATCCTCGATCTGCGCGAGGACAACTCGCTCATTAGGTGGCTGGTGGGTCAGGGCTACACCCTGTTCGTCATCTCCTGGGTGAACCCCGGCAGCTCCCTCGCCCACATCGACTTCGCCGACTACATGCGCTTGGGGCTCATGGAAGCGCTGAAGGCCGTGGAGCAAGCCACCGGCGAGCGCAGCGTGAACGCCGTGGGCTACTGCATCGGCGGCACCCTGCTGGCCGCCACCCTGGCGCGGATGGCGGCGGAGAACGACGACCGCATCGCGAGCGCCACCTTCCTCACCACCCAGGTGGATTTCAGTGAGGCGGGCGAGCTCGGGGTGTTCATCGACGATGCCCAGCTCGACATGCTCGAGCAACAGATGGAGCAGCGCGGCTACCTGGATGGTGCCACGATGGCCGGCAGCTTCAACATGCTCCGGGCCAACGACCTCATTTGGTCCTTCGTGATCAACAACTACCTGCTCGGCGAGAAGCCGAAGGCCTTCGATCTGCTGTACTGGAACTCAGACGCGACGCGCATGCCGCGGGCCATGCACATGTACTACCTGCGCAACATGTACCTGCACAACCGCCTGGTGCAGCCGGATGCGCTCGAGCTCGACGGGGTGCCCATCGATCTTCGACGGGTGAACATCCCCGTGTACCTACAGTCCTCCGTGGACGACCACATCGCCCCCTACCCCTCAGTCTACAAGGCGACCCAGCACTACAGCGGCCCGGTGACCTTCATGCTCGCGGGATCTGGTCACATCGCCGGTGTGGTGAACCCGCCCTCGGCCAAGAAATACTTCTACATGACCAATGACGACGTGCCGGAGAGCGTGGAAGCATGGAAGGAAGGCGCGGAGCGCCACGACGGCTCCTGGTGGCCACACTGGAATGCGTGGCTGCGCAGTCGCTCCGGAGAGGAGGTGCCTGCGCGTGACCCGGGCGCCGAGGCGCTGCCCCCCATCGAGGATGCCCCCGGGTCTTACGTCAAGGCCTAAGCTCTATCTCGCTCCAAGGGAGTGCTTCGCGAGCGCCTTTACGAAGACGTCGATATCGCGCGCACGCGGCTCAGGGAGTTTACGGCGCAGCGGGAAGCGCGCCTCGAGGCAATACTGCGCGTCGAGGACATGTACTTCGGTGACAGCGCCATTGAGCCCCTCAGCGAAGTGGATTGCACCTTCCTCGCCTATTCGCATCTCATCACCTTCCCGCCGACGGAAGCCCCGAGCATCACCGAGGCTTTCTCCGGCGGCCGCATCGATCTGGTCACGAGACGCAGCGTTTCTCAGTGAAATTGCCAGCGCTGCGTCACGGAACGCCAGCTACGTGGCCTTTTTGCTTACACACGCGGAACGCCTCGACGCCGTTATCGCAGAACTGGAGCGTCCAGCCACTTAGGCGGGGGCGGCCATCGTCTCAGCTGTTGAGCGCCGCGTTTTCCTCATCGCTCAGCACACGAGAGCGGATCAGGAAACGCACCCCTTCCGGTGCCTCCAGGGAGAACCCCGCACCACGCCCGGGAACCACATCCACGATGAGATGGGTATGGCTCCAGCGTTCGAACTGAGATGCACTCATGTAGAACGGGCAGCCGGCGACATCACCGAGGTGGACATCGCTGTTGCCCACCTTGAACTCCCCCAAGGGGTAGCACATCGGCGCGCTGCCATCGCAGCACCCGCCTGACTGATGAAACATCAGGTCGCCGTGGGTGGACTGGAGCTTACGCACCAGTTCCTCCGCGGCTTCTGTCATCGAAACGCGTTCGGTCACATCCATTCTCCCGCCAAAAAAAACGGCCGCGGAGGCAAGGCCCCCGCGACCGCGTTGTGCCTTCGATGGCTCCCGAATCAGAAGAATCCGAGGGCCTTCGGGCTGTAGCTTACCAGCAGGTTCTTCGTGTTCTGGTAGTGGTCGAGCATCATCTTGTGATTCTCGCGGCCAATACCGGACTGCTTGTAGCCACCGAACGCAGCGTGCGCCGGGTACAGGTGGTAGCAGTTGGTCCACACGCGACCGGCCTGGATGCCGCGACCGAAGCGGTAGGCGCGGTTGCCGTCACGGCTCCACACGCCGGCGCCGAGGCCGTAGAGCGTGTCGTTGGCGATCTCGAGGGCTTCCTCGTCAGAGGAGAACTTGGTCACGGCGAGCACCGGGCCGAAGATCTCTTCCTGGAACACGCGCATCTTGTTGTGCCCTTCGAGCACGGTCGGTTCGACGTAGTAACCATCGTCGAACTCACCGCCGAGACGGCTGCGACCGCCACCCGTGAGCACCTTGGCACCTTCCTGGCGACCGATGTCGATGTAGCTCAGGATCTTCTCGAGCTGGTCGTTCGAGGCCTGGGCACCGATCATGGTATCCGCCTGCAGGGGGTTGCCCTGACGCACGGCCTTGACCCGCTCGACAGCGCGCTCCATGAAGCGATCGTAGATCGACTCATGCACCAGGGCACGGG from Pseudomonadota bacterium encodes the following:
- a CDS encoding DUF779 domain-containing protein is translated as MDVTERVSMTEAAEELVRKLQSTHGDLMFHQSGGCCDGSAPMCYPLGEFKVGNSDVHLGDVAGCPFYMSASQFERWSHTHLIVDVVPGRGAGFSLEAPEGVRFLIRSRVLSDEENAALNS
- the phaC gene encoding class I poly(R)-hydroxyalkanoic acid synthase produces the protein MENVLVKTPKPPPLKSLYGLTKPARALTAHLAQHPELLVKTPLKYAAGVGALGAYAVGRTLGLKPAPVREPTRGDRRFRDDAWAESLPFDLLKQHYLLAAEAAESLVAETSDFEGKEAEQARFWMGQLTSAASPGNVPFTNPQVVRKTLETGGANLRRGLANLIEDFSPEQGQLRISMTDSSAFEVGENVATTPGKVVFRNELIELLQFTPTTDTVHKTPLMIVPPWINKYYILDLREDNSLIRWLVGQGYTLFVISWVNPGSSLAHIDFADYMRLGLMEALKAVEQATGERSVNAVGYCIGGTLLAATLARMAAENDDRIASATFLTTQVDFSEAGELGVFIDDAQLDMLEQQMEQRGYLDGATMAGSFNMLRANDLIWSFVINNYLLGEKPKAFDLLYWNSDATRMPRAMHMYYLRNMYLHNRLVQPDALELDGVPIDLRRVNIPVYLQSSVDDHIAPYPSVYKATQHYSGPVTFMLAGSGHIAGVVNPPSAKKYFYMTNDDVPESVEAWKEGAERHDGSWWPHWNAWLRSRSGEEVPARDPGAEALPPIEDAPGSYVKA